From Pseudomonas fluorescens:
CACCGCTGATTTTGCAGTTGCTGCTGTGGTTCAACCTGGCGTTGATCTTCCCGGTGATCGCGATCCCCGGCCTGTTCAGCATCGACACCGTCGACCTGATGACGCCATTCGTGGCCGCCCTGCTCGGCTTGAGCATCAACCAGGGCGCCTACACCGCCGAGGTGGTGCGCGCCGGCCTGCTGTCGGTGGATACCGGCCAGTACGAAGCGGCCAAGTCCATCGGTATGCCGAGCCTGCAGGCGCTGCGCAGGATCATTCTGCCGCAGGCCATGCGGGTGATCATTCCACCGGTAGGCAACGAGTTCATCAGCATGGTGAAAATGACCAGCCTGGCCAGTGTGATCCAGTACTCGGAGCTGCTGCACAACGCGCAAAACATCTACTACGCCAACGCCCGGGTCATGGAGCTGCTGATCGTCGCCGGCATCTGGTACCTGGCGGTGGTGACTGTTCTTTCATTTGGTCAAAGCCGCCTCGAGCGTCGTTTTGCCCGCGGCGCCGGCAAGCGTTCGTAAGTCTGGGTTGAGGAGATTTGCCCCATGAGAAGCATCGTCAAGGCCGTCAACCTGAACAAGTATTACGACCAGTATCACGCGTTGCGCGACATCAATATCGAGGTCGAGCAAGGCGAAGTCATGTGCATCATCGGCCCGTCGGGCTCGGGTAAAAGCACCCTGCTGCGCTGCGTCAACCAGCTGGAAAAAATCGACAAGGGCGGCCTGTGGGTCGACGGCGAACTGGTGGGTTACCGCGTGGTCGGCAACAAGCTGCATGAGATGAATGAAGTGCAGATCGCGCGCCAACGCCTGGCCACCGGCATGGTGTTCCAGCGCTTCAATTTGTTCCCGCACATGACCGTGTTGCAGAACATCGTCGAAGGCCCGTGCCAGGTGCTCAAGCGCTCGCCCAAGGAAGCCACGGAGGACGCCCTGGAGTTGCTCGCCCGCGTTGGCCTGGCGGACAAGCGCAATGCCTACCCGGTGGAATTGTCCGGTGGGCAACAGCAGCGTGTGGCGATTGCCCGCGCGTTGGCGATGCGCCCCAAGTTGATGTTGTTTGACGAACCCACCTCAGCCCTCGACCCGGAGCTGGTAGGAGAAGTGCTGTCGGTGATGCGCGATTTGGCCACCACCGGCATGACCATGATCGTGGTCACCCATGAGTTGGGCTTCGCCCGCGAAGTGTCCAACCGCATGGTGTTTATGGATGCAGGCCAGATTGTGGAAGCCGGCAGCCCTGAAGAAATTCTAATAAGCCCACAAAACCCGCGTACCCAAAGCTTTATTTCTGCCGTTCGCACTTAACTAAAAAACTAACGAGAACGCCCCCATGAAAAAATTGTTCATCCCAACGTTGCTCGCAGGCCTGATGGCCTCCACCGGTGTATTGGCGGCATTGCCGGCGGCAATCAAGGACAAGGGTGAGATCAGCGCGGCCATCGTGCCGAACTACCCGCCGATGGATTTCAAGGACCCGGCCACCAATAAGCTCACCGGCTTCGACTTCGACCTGGGCAACGCCCTGGCCGAGCGCCTGGGTGTGAAGATCAAGTGGCAGGAAACCGGCTTCGAGCAAATGCTCAGCGGCTTGACCACCAAGCGCGTGGACATCGTGCTGTCGGGCATGAGCGACACCGCCGAGCGCCAGAAATCCGTGACCTTCATCGACTACTTCACCAGCGGCCCGCAGCTGTACACCCTGGCCAAGCGTGAAGAGATCAAGGAACTGACCGACCTGTGCGGTAAAAAAGTCGGCACCAGCCGCCGCACCACCTGGCCGTCGGAAATTGCCGCGTGGAGCAAGGAAAACTGCGAAGCCGCGGGTAAACCCGCCATCGTGGTGATCGGCACTGAAGGCTCGGCGGATGCGCGGGCGCAGTTGCAGCAGAACCGTCTGGACGCGGCGATGCAGGGCAGCGAGACGATTCCTTATTTGATGTCGTTGGACAAGGGCAAGTACAAGCCGGTGGGCCTGGCGATTTCCAAGCAGTTCACCGGGCTGGGGATCGAGAAGAGCAACACCGGGCTGGTCACGGCGATCAGTGAAACGTTGCAGGGCATGATCGATGACGGGACCTACGGCAAGATCCTGAAGAAGTGGGATCTGGAACAGGGTGCAGTCGAGAAGATCAGCATCAACGCCGGCCAGTAACCCGTCCCCACTGTAGGAGCGAGCTTGCTCGCGAAAAACCCGAGAGCACCGCGGGCAATCAGAAAGCCCGCGCTATCGTTGACGATCTTCGCGAGCAAGCTCGCTCCTACAGAATACCAAGGCACCTGACAAGGACATCCGCCCCACCGTGGCCACCTACTCCCTGGTAATCCGCCGCCTGATGATTTGCTCGGTGACCATCGTGGTCAGCCGCGCCATGACCAGCCCACTGCTGGCGCTGCTGCTGAGCACGCGCCTGGGCCTCAACCAGCAGGACATCGGCCTGCTGATGGGCATCGCGGTGTTTATCGCCACACTGCTGGGCCTGTATGGCGGCTATATCATCGACCGCCTGGAAAAGCGCAAGCTGCTGATCCTGGCCATGCTCTCCAGCGCCATCGGCTTTCTGTTACTGACGTTTGCCAGCAACCTCTACCTCACCACCCTGACCCTGGTCATCACCGAAGCAGCGTCAGCGCTGTTCCTGATCGGCTCCAAAGCCATCATCAGCGAGAACCTGCCGGTGGGCGATCGCGCCAAGGTGTTTTCCCTGCGCTATACCCTGACCAACGTCGGCTACGCCACCGGCCCGATGGTCGGCGTGGTGATTGCCGGCCACATGCAACTGGCGCCCTTCCTGATCGCCAGCGCGATTGCCTTTGGCAGCGTGTTCCTGATGATCGGTATCCCGCCGACGCAACGGGATGACAGCCACAGACCCTTGAGTTTTCTCAGTACCCTGCGCACCTTGCGCAGCGACCGCACGTTGATTCTGTTCACCAGCGGCAGCCTGCTGAGCACCATTGTCCACGGGCGCTATACGCTGTATCTGTCGCAGTTTCTGCTGGTGGCCTACAAGCCGGCCGAGGCGCTGAAGATTCTGTCGGCGGTGCTGGCGTGTAACGCCATGACCGTCATCGCGATGCAGTACCAGATCGGGCGGTTTCTCAAGCGTGAGCAATTGCGCTACTGGATCGTGCTGGGCACTTTGCTGTTCATGCTTGGGTTGATCGGCTTCAGCCTGGCCGACAGCTTGCTCACCTGGTGCCTGGCGATGTTTGTGTTCACCCTCGGCGAGATGATCATCTACCCGTCCGAGTTCCTGTTTATCGACACCATCGCCCCGGATGCCCTGCGCGGCAGTTACTACGGGGCACAGAACCTGGCCGCGTTTGGCGGGGCGATGAGCCCGGTGATTTGCGGGTATTTGCTGATCAACGCGGCGCCCACCAGCATGTTTTATGCCCTGGGCGCACTCACTGCCCTCGGCGGCACCCTGTGCTTCCTGAGCGGACGCCGCGTGGCGGCTAGCCCCCCTTCGGCCAGCCCGCACATTTGATCGCTGCCACGGCTGATATTTGCGTAATATCCGGTTATCCCTCTCACGGACCCGAGCCTCATGAAATTCGACACGGCCTACAGCGTGAGTCTCGACGACAAGCTATCGATCTACGACGTACGAGAGCTGAATTTCGACGAAACCGCCGCGTACGACTCCGACAAGGACCGTTTCCTCTGCCCCAACGACGCCTGCCGCGCAGCCTTTGAAACGGGCAACGTGCTGGGCACGTATAACGCCAAGAACGTCAACTACCAGCGCACCCCGCATTTCAAGAACACGCCCAGCACCGAGCATATCGACGGTTGCCGCTATGCCAGCAGCCACAAGCCGGCGGCAGGCGAAAGCGACGACGCGCGCGAGGACAACTTCCCATCGGAATTTGTCCTGACCCGGCGTACCTACGCGCGCATCACTCCGGTCGTCGACGCCGAGGGGCAAGCCCCGCAAGCACCCGCGCAAACACCTTCAGGCCGCCCCCCCGCAGCCGTCAGCGCCAGCGACAGCACCCCGGATAAAACCAGCGTGTTCGCCCACCCGGTGGAATGCTATGTGTCGAATATCGACCACAAGGATAAGCTCAAGGCGATGCCGCTGAAGATCGGCGAGCACAGCGCGACCTACTGGGCGTTTTTCA
This genomic window contains:
- a CDS encoding amino acid ABC transporter permease translates to MNQTPAERLEAERKLSENQFDITQYEHVPRRYYGRMFFATLIVIVLAALLRAFANGQIEWSYIGQFLTSEAIIWGLVNTIVMSILAMALGVVIGVITAIMRMSANPILRYVAITYTWLFRGTPLILQLLLWFNLALIFPVIAIPGLFSIDTVDLMTPFVAALLGLSINQGAYTAEVVRAGLLSVDTGQYEAAKSIGMPSLQALRRIILPQAMRVIIPPVGNEFISMVKMTSLASVIQYSELLHNAQNIYYANARVMELLIVAGIWYLAVVTVLSFGQSRLERRFARGAGKRS
- a CDS encoding amino acid ABC transporter ATP-binding protein, whose product is MRSIVKAVNLNKYYDQYHALRDINIEVEQGEVMCIIGPSGSGKSTLLRCVNQLEKIDKGGLWVDGELVGYRVVGNKLHEMNEVQIARQRLATGMVFQRFNLFPHMTVLQNIVEGPCQVLKRSPKEATEDALELLARVGLADKRNAYPVELSGGQQQRVAIARALAMRPKLMLFDEPTSALDPELVGEVLSVMRDLATTGMTMIVVTHELGFAREVSNRMVFMDAGQIVEAGSPEEILISPQNPRTQSFISAVRT
- a CDS encoding ABC transporter substrate-binding protein, with protein sequence MKKLFIPTLLAGLMASTGVLAALPAAIKDKGEISAAIVPNYPPMDFKDPATNKLTGFDFDLGNALAERLGVKIKWQETGFEQMLSGLTTKRVDIVLSGMSDTAERQKSVTFIDYFTSGPQLYTLAKREEIKELTDLCGKKVGTSRRTTWPSEIAAWSKENCEAAGKPAIVVIGTEGSADARAQLQQNRLDAAMQGSETIPYLMSLDKGKYKPVGLAISKQFTGLGIEKSNTGLVTAISETLQGMIDDGTYGKILKKWDLEQGAVEKISINAGQ
- a CDS encoding MFS transporter — its product is MATYSLVIRRLMICSVTIVVSRAMTSPLLALLLSTRLGLNQQDIGLLMGIAVFIATLLGLYGGYIIDRLEKRKLLILAMLSSAIGFLLLTFASNLYLTTLTLVITEAASALFLIGSKAIISENLPVGDRAKVFSLRYTLTNVGYATGPMVGVVIAGHMQLAPFLIASAIAFGSVFLMIGIPPTQRDDSHRPLSFLSTLRTLRSDRTLILFTSGSLLSTIVHGRYTLYLSQFLLVAYKPAEALKILSAVLACNAMTVIAMQYQIGRFLKREQLRYWIVLGTLLFMLGLIGFSLADSLLTWCLAMFVFTLGEMIIYPSEFLFIDTIAPDALRGSYYGAQNLAAFGGAMSPVICGYLLINAAPTSMFYALGALTALGGTLCFLSGRRVAASPPSASPHI